From the Salmo trutta chromosome 2, fSalTru1.1, whole genome shotgun sequence genome, one window contains:
- the LOC115153640 gene encoding cAMP-responsive element modulator-like isoform X1 encodes MRMKTNVHFFKCTNARCEVGILKYIRTIIMASNACQMQEHGSSGSLSSLAQVATRRAKSEDRNSNEDVSNAHNRRELPSRRQPYRKVSSDPAGPKVEEIKEEVAPCSVPPGPGMPASIYQTNHGQFIAFTQDGAIQLTSALPRGLQALQPLTMSNSGNPQSAAAIVQYSQQSGDGTQQFYMQGNKVMVKASTGDMSGYQICTPTSSLPQGVVMAGSPGSLHSPPHVADETTRKRQLRLMKNRQAAKECRRRKREYIRCLETRLTMLEAQNKKLMDELNYFKEMYGIKSSQ; translated from the exons GACGATTATCATGGCAAGCAATGCCTGTCAAATGCAGGAGCATGGCAGCAGTGGTTCGCTATCATCACTAGCGCAG GTAGCAACAAGGAGAGCAAAATCAGAGGACAGAAACTCAAACGAAGATGTTTCTAATGCACACAACAGGAGAGAGCTTCCCTCCAGAAGACAGCCATACAG AAAAGTGTCTTCAGATCCAGCAGGTCCAAAAGTTGAAGAGATAAAAGAAGAGGTAGCGCCTTGCAGTGTCCCACCAGGGCCCGGCATGCCAGCCTCTATTTATCAGACAAACCATGGCCAGTTCA TTGCCTTTACTCAGGATGGTGCCATCCAGCTGACCAGTGCTCTACCTAGGGGTCTACAGGCCCTGCAGCCTCTGACCATGTCCAACTCTGGAAACCCCCAGTCTGCTGCAGCCATCGTCCAGTATTCCCAACAGTCAGGAGATGGCACTCAGCAGTTCTATATGCAAGGCAACAAGGTGATGGTAAAAG CTTCCACTGGTGACATGTCAGGCTACCAGATCTGCACTCCCACCTCCAGCCTGCCCCAGGGCGTTGTGATGGCTGGCTCCCCAGGCTCCCTGCACAGCCCCCCACACGTGGCTGACGAGACCACACGCAAGAGACAACTCCGCCTCATGAAGAACAG GCAGGCAGCCAAAGAGTGCCGGCGGAGGAAGAGAGAGTATATTCGCTGTCTGGAGACTCGCCTCACCATGCTGGAGGCCCAGAACAAGAAGCTCAtggatgagctaaactactttaAGGAAATGTATGGAATTAAGTCGAGTCAGTAA
- the LOC115153640 gene encoding cAMP-responsive element modulator-like isoform X3, producing MEISKTIIMASNACQMQEHGSSGSLSSLAQVATRRAKSEDRNSNEDVSNAHNRRELPSRRQPYRKVSSDPAGPKVEEIKEEVAPCSVPPGPGMPASIYQTNHGQFIAFTQDGAIQLTSALPRGLQALQPLTMSNSGNPQSAAAIVQYSQQSGDGTQQFYMQGNKVMVKASTGDMSGYQICTPTSSLPQGVVMAGSPGSLHSPPHVADETTRKRQLRLMKNRQAAKECRRRKREYIRCLETRLTMLEAQNKKLMDELNYFKEMYGIKSSQ from the exons GACGATTATCATGGCAAGCAATGCCTGTCAAATGCAGGAGCATGGCAGCAGTGGTTCGCTATCATCACTAGCGCAG GTAGCAACAAGGAGAGCAAAATCAGAGGACAGAAACTCAAACGAAGATGTTTCTAATGCACACAACAGGAGAGAGCTTCCCTCCAGAAGACAGCCATACAG AAAAGTGTCTTCAGATCCAGCAGGTCCAAAAGTTGAAGAGATAAAAGAAGAGGTAGCGCCTTGCAGTGTCCCACCAGGGCCCGGCATGCCAGCCTCTATTTATCAGACAAACCATGGCCAGTTCA TTGCCTTTACTCAGGATGGTGCCATCCAGCTGACCAGTGCTCTACCTAGGGGTCTACAGGCCCTGCAGCCTCTGACCATGTCCAACTCTGGAAACCCCCAGTCTGCTGCAGCCATCGTCCAGTATTCCCAACAGTCAGGAGATGGCACTCAGCAGTTCTATATGCAAGGCAACAAGGTGATGGTAAAAG CTTCCACTGGTGACATGTCAGGCTACCAGATCTGCACTCCCACCTCCAGCCTGCCCCAGGGCGTTGTGATGGCTGGCTCCCCAGGCTCCCTGCACAGCCCCCCACACGTGGCTGACGAGACCACACGCAAGAGACAACTCCGCCTCATGAAGAACAG GCAGGCAGCCAAAGAGTGCCGGCGGAGGAAGAGAGAGTATATTCGCTGTCTGGAGACTCGCCTCACCATGCTGGAGGCCCAGAACAAGAAGCTCAtggatgagctaaactactttaAGGAAATGTATGGAATTAAGTCGAGTCAGTAA
- the LOC115153640 gene encoding cAMP-responsive element modulator-like isoform X2, producing the protein MRMKTNVHFFKCTNARCEVGILKYIRTIIMASNACQMQEHGSSGSLSSLAQVATRRAKSEDRNSNEDVSNAHNRRELPSRRQPYRKVSSDPAGPKVEEIKEEVAPCSVPPGPGMPASIYQTNHGQFIAFTQDGAIQLTSALPRGLQALQPLTMSNSGNPQSAAAIVQYSQQSGDGTQQFYMQGNKVMVKASTGDMSGYQICTPTSSLPQGVVMAGSPGSLHSPPHVADETTRKRQLRLMKNREAARECRRKKKEYVKCLENRVAVLENQNRTLIEELKALKDIYCHKVE; encoded by the exons GACGATTATCATGGCAAGCAATGCCTGTCAAATGCAGGAGCATGGCAGCAGTGGTTCGCTATCATCACTAGCGCAG GTAGCAACAAGGAGAGCAAAATCAGAGGACAGAAACTCAAACGAAGATGTTTCTAATGCACACAACAGGAGAGAGCTTCCCTCCAGAAGACAGCCATACAG AAAAGTGTCTTCAGATCCAGCAGGTCCAAAAGTTGAAGAGATAAAAGAAGAGGTAGCGCCTTGCAGTGTCCCACCAGGGCCCGGCATGCCAGCCTCTATTTATCAGACAAACCATGGCCAGTTCA TTGCCTTTACTCAGGATGGTGCCATCCAGCTGACCAGTGCTCTACCTAGGGGTCTACAGGCCCTGCAGCCTCTGACCATGTCCAACTCTGGAAACCCCCAGTCTGCTGCAGCCATCGTCCAGTATTCCCAACAGTCAGGAGATGGCACTCAGCAGTTCTATATGCAAGGCAACAAGGTGATGGTAAAAG CTTCCACTGGTGACATGTCAGGCTACCAGATCTGCACTCCCACCTCCAGCCTGCCCCAGGGCGTTGTGATGGCTGGCTCCCCAGGCTCCCTGCACAGCCCCCCACACGTGGCTGACGAGACCACACGCAAGAGACAACTCCGCCTCATGAAGAACAG GGAGGCTGCCCGCGAGTGTCGCCGAAAGAAGAAGGAATATGTAAAATGTCTTGAGAATCGGGTGGCTGTGCTCGAAAATCAAAACAGGACTCTCATTGAGGAACTAAAAGCGCTTAAAGACatctattgccacaaagttgaatgA
- the LOC115153640 gene encoding cAMP-responsive element modulator-like isoform X6, which translates to MAVAGDETESASTGDMSGYQICTPTSSLPQGVVMAGSPGSLHSPPHVADETTRKRQLRLMKNREAARECRRKKKEYVKCLENRVAVLENQNRTLIEELKALKDIYCHKVE; encoded by the exons ATGGCTGTTGCTGGGGATGAGACTGAGTCAG CTTCCACTGGTGACATGTCAGGCTACCAGATCTGCACTCCCACCTCCAGCCTGCCCCAGGGCGTTGTGATGGCTGGCTCCCCAGGCTCCCTGCACAGCCCCCCACACGTGGCTGACGAGACCACACGCAAGAGACAACTCCGCCTCATGAAGAACAG GGAGGCTGCCCGCGAGTGTCGCCGAAAGAAGAAGGAATATGTAAAATGTCTTGAGAATCGGGTGGCTGTGCTCGAAAATCAAAACAGGACTCTCATTGAGGAACTAAAAGCGCTTAAAGACatctattgccacaaagttgaatgA
- the LOC115153640 gene encoding cAMP-responsive element modulator-like isoform X4 translates to MASNACQMQEHGSSGSLSSLAQVATRRAKSEDRNSNEDVSNAHNRRELPSRRQPYRKVSSDPAGPKVEEIKEEVAPCSVPPGPGMPASIYQTNHGQFIAFTQDGAIQLTSALPRGLQALQPLTMSNSGNPQSAAAIVQYSQQSGDGTQQFYMQGNKVMVKASTGDMSGYQICTPTSSLPQGVVMAGSPGSLHSPPHVADETTRKRQLRLMKNRQAAKECRRRKREYIRCLETRLTMLEAQNKKLMDELNYFKEMYGIKSSQ, encoded by the exons ATGGCAAGCAATGCCTGTCAAATGCAGGAGCATGGCAGCAGTGGTTCGCTATCATCACTAGCGCAG GTAGCAACAAGGAGAGCAAAATCAGAGGACAGAAACTCAAACGAAGATGTTTCTAATGCACACAACAGGAGAGAGCTTCCCTCCAGAAGACAGCCATACAG AAAAGTGTCTTCAGATCCAGCAGGTCCAAAAGTTGAAGAGATAAAAGAAGAGGTAGCGCCTTGCAGTGTCCCACCAGGGCCCGGCATGCCAGCCTCTATTTATCAGACAAACCATGGCCAGTTCA TTGCCTTTACTCAGGATGGTGCCATCCAGCTGACCAGTGCTCTACCTAGGGGTCTACAGGCCCTGCAGCCTCTGACCATGTCCAACTCTGGAAACCCCCAGTCTGCTGCAGCCATCGTCCAGTATTCCCAACAGTCAGGAGATGGCACTCAGCAGTTCTATATGCAAGGCAACAAGGTGATGGTAAAAG CTTCCACTGGTGACATGTCAGGCTACCAGATCTGCACTCCCACCTCCAGCCTGCCCCAGGGCGTTGTGATGGCTGGCTCCCCAGGCTCCCTGCACAGCCCCCCACACGTGGCTGACGAGACCACACGCAAGAGACAACTCCGCCTCATGAAGAACAG GCAGGCAGCCAAAGAGTGCCGGCGGAGGAAGAGAGAGTATATTCGCTGTCTGGAGACTCGCCTCACCATGCTGGAGGCCCAGAACAAGAAGCTCAtggatgagctaaactactttaAGGAAATGTATGGAATTAAGTCGAGTCAGTAA